A region of the Labeo rohita strain BAU-BD-2019 chromosome 5, IGBB_LRoh.1.0, whole genome shotgun sequence genome:
AGTTCACTTTTGCTTTGACCTCATGAATTTCCTCATCCATGATGATTCACATGCTTTCTGTGGGTGGTTTGGGGTTATTTTGGACGGAAAAACCTTAATTGAgcaactgtatgatttttgacactatcagtaatcagtaatcagtaaagttattaatgttttttttcatcagctgacattacattttttcataGGCCAAGAACACTGTGAACATTCACCTGTGCTTATTCCGTCTGCCGCAGTACACCACTGACATCTTGGTGACGTTCAACGATCCTGTTTGTATCAAGTGAGTTGGTTAAATAAGCAAGTTAAACCaatattttttcccccataCACTGGAGGATTACTTTAATGCTTTAAATGGAATTATAAGTTAATACGTATGGTGTTAAAATATTGTCAGGATCCTAATATGTATAGAGTGAGAGGTTTGATATAAAATCTTCTCTCAGTCCCCTCAGCAGCAGTGCCGTTGAAAATGTGGCCGCTGTACCATGGACACTACATGACTTCAAGGGTGTACTGCAGTCATTCCGTCTACTCGACCCTGGAGTTTTTGGGTAGATGCTTcacatatacatttaaatgcagtTGGTTTTGCAGTTATGCCTTTACAATGACTGAAcaggttaaaacaatgttaacaGGTTAAACAGGCTAAAACAAAGCTAGAAGGCTAGAGtctctataaaatatttttttcttgcagtgcAAGGcttagcatttatctgattcGTAAGTGAGGCTGTACAAATGGAGTTATTggtaaaaaagcaaaaattaattCTAATAAGACATACATTGTCTTCCTGAAACTGACTCACATTTGAAAACCAGTGTTTACTCAAATTGTTGCAAATTGATGCAGGTTCATTCAGTAAAATTTCcctggagttttttttttttggttatccTAAAAGTTTGCAGTCATCATTGTTTTTAGTTGCAGAGTCAAACATCTCCATTACTTGCCTACCAAACTAATGTTCAACTTAACAACTGAAACTCTGTGTTGAAACTCAGGTTTTCTTGAGTTACTCTGAAATGTAGGACACTTTCACTCACTTATCTTTAACTTGCCTATCATTCTGAAAGGGTATAAGCATTACCTTCTTTTCACCTCCGTAATATAGCTCACTTGCGTCTCTTCTTTAAACATCAAGGATTCTGAGACACTGGTTCATGCCTTCATTACTTCTCAACTTGACTACTGTAATTCTCTTTTCTATGGTCTATCAAACACAACATTAAATAAGCTCCAATACATCCAGAAATCTGCTGCTAGGGTCCTCACTTATTCAAAGAAATCCTCTCACATTACTCCCATCCTACACAGACTTCACTGGCTACCCATTCGTTTTCGCATTCAGTACAAGATTCTCCTCATCACCTTCAAAACACTCCatggttttgtcttgttttcctgatctctgaaaacatgatttGATTTTTGCTATGGATTTCATGTTTATCTGTATTCTGTTTTTTGTCTCCTGTTATGTGTAACTGTTTTGATATTGTAAAGTGACCTTGAGTTTATAGAAAggaactatataaaataaacttattattaaacattattattattattattattattaagactTAATTTTTGGgcctttgtttaaaaaatagcataatCAGAACTTTTCACAACAAGGTtgtaaatgacaaaatgtataTTGACATAAGTAGAATATGCCAGTAGTTAATTTGTTGAACTACACCTATAAACGTATGGAGAACTTTCttcataaattcattaaaaattaccTTGGAACCAGATGatgaactgtaaaaaaaaaaaaagtttaggcTTATTTCTTTGTTGATGCCACTTGATGGTTTGATTAATACAGTGACATTCAGACAAGTGTGAATTAACTgtccaaaaaacatttaagataACATAATcagtattatgttttatttatttgtattatttattgtatttaaaggaCAACATATTGCAGTGTTAATGTCATGTATATAGAAAACACAAgtcattcttttaaaaatagtttattctCAAATTACATACTTTATCTTGTTACAAACCCAATATGTACCTATATAATTTAAGTctcttaataaataatttaatgttacattAGTTTCTCTAAAGCATCAAACAGCTCATTCAGTACAGCACATAATGTAAGGCAAATGGTTACCATTATTCTGTCCCACTAAATAGTGTCTCATACTATTTAAATAGTTCTTCTCCTAATATTCTCTGCAAATAATGTCATGTTCTCAAAGAAGCTTCATGAACATGACATGAAACTGTTAATTATAAAACCAAAGGTAATGAGGTTTATATCTATTGCTTTGGAATTTATGTTCCACCCAATTTATGTTGAACcaagtttaaaacaaattatacatTCTAACATTAAAGGCATTggcaaacaagacaaaaaatgtttttttgcaccAGTAGAAAATagtattgatatttttttaaccagTCAGTTTGAGTGCACCTTCATTTCAACTTCTAACTACTCAAAAGTAAGTCTTTGTCCTTTTAGTCAGgattaataattacaattgtcaagtcaaagtcaaaggaaaaaaaaacacaattgaaAGACCAGTTTTGTAACAGTACACAATCCCTGTTTGAGAACTAAACATTTACAGTACATCATGtgattaatgataaaataaaatttgttcaACCATGATTCTGATTACATATAATCTTTAGGAAAGGttcagaagtaaaaaaaaaaaaaaaaaaaaaaaaaaaaaaaacgtacgtaaataaaaaataaatgtttttttttttaagatgatttaaaaaagttcactgtgaaaacaattgtgcaatcattaaaaaaaagttatttgttcAGAGTGAGTTATTCCACTTATACCACATTAccaaatgtaaatgtttgaagACATATTTCCTCTTGTGCAGAACTGCTTCCGTACGCCATCAATTGATCATCTTTCACTAGATGCAAAACTTTTttataaatcagaaaaaaatgttaagtcaTCTTTAACTGTAATGTGGTCAATAAGTTGGAACTACTTTGTAGTCATAGCAAATTAATCATTCAGTTAACAATCCCTTGACACTCAGAGTCAAGaattcaataaattaattagcATTATTAAACAGAAGTGTACATGTGTTCTTTCTCCATAAAACCATATGCAAATTTGCTGGACTGTGATTGTATAACAACATAATCAAGTATGTTGTAACAACAGTGATCAAGTAAATATTCCATCCTGCTACATACAGTACATTCTAATagaattttattgttattattatttttttttttttacttttttggaaaaaaggATCATTCCAGTCCTGGCCAGTCTTGGTCAGTGCAGCCTTCCAGCTTTTTTATTCCACCACATAACGGCTCTGTTTACCACATCACTGCACAGCTCacacattattgtttttttgttgcacAGCAACATTGTTATATCAGGAACTATATCTTCAAGGGGAAGGCTGCCACGtgaatgcttaaaaaaataatgttttattaaaaaaaatccttaatatAATTAGTATGTACTAATTATTAACACCCTTTTGTTCACAATATAGCAAGGGTATTTCATACCTTAGTGCTCGATTGCTCGTTTAATCAGCAAATAAGgaaaattattgatattttgccATTGCAGGCAATAGCAGGATGCTAACTGTAGCTATGGTACAAAGTGCGCAGCTCATTCCAGAAAAGTAGAGAAAGGATGGTATGAGGTCCGAGGCGGAAGTAGGAGGCTCCGAGACCTTTATACAAACCAGTCATGCCTTCCTTCTTTAACGTCTTAGAGAAACAGTCCACAAAACCTCTATATAATATGCCCTGCAGGAGAGAAGTACATTGAGTGAGATAAATGCCTTATTTTACCAGCTTTATCAATTTGTGGGTGAAACTAGATATGCAAGTACGTAATGACACCATGGCCAATAACTGCagtaaaagtttgtgaaccaaTTTTTGTATGTTGATGACAGCTGGTAGGagtttaccttgccaaaatggtCCACGGGTTGGTTGTAGAGTCGTGTGCTGACCACATCAAAAGGGGTCATAGCTAATACAACCACAACACTACTGATCATGCCAGCACTCAGAGCTATTAACCAGCTGCCCTCAGAGAACACctgcaaatacagaaaaaaaacgaaacaaattGCTAACAAAACATGTCACTGTATTGAGTCgaagtaaaaagaaaagagaaaaggaCATGACATATGGCCAAGTATATGGTGTCCCATGCTTGGAATTTGAGCTCTgtatttaacccatccaagtgcacacacacctggagcagtgggcagccatttcTGCtgcggggagcagttggggtttagtgccttgctcaagggtctcacctcagttgtggtattAAAGGTGGAAGAgagtgctggttattcactcccccacctacaatccctCCCAGTACTGAGACTTAAACCCGCAACCTTTGGTTTACAAGTCCAACgttctaaccattaggccatgactgcccccAGTCAAAGGAATAGTTTTcccaaaaatgacagttctATCATCATGCACTCATGCTGCTTGCCTGCCACACCTCCTTACCactcttttattttgataaaactgTACCTGTAATAAGACCCAACAatactgttatatttttatacaataaaatgtgTACAGCAAACTATAACAGTCACTCATGAGTTTTGAATAGAATACCAATATCTTCAATCCATTTGTTGATCTTTGTCACAAATGGCAAACCCTAAATATTGATCTTtatttagatcattttattGTGCTGCATTATGCAATCTATGTTGCCATTTCCTAATGGTAAAACTATAGGTtgctgtatatttaatttactttgcTTCATAAATTActgttaactaaaaaaataaaaatccctaGTAGTAGTAAGGCCAAGCAAGTGTTAAATTAACTGTATCCATGGCCTAGCCTAATGCCCTAAATACACGGTTTGCTTAAAACGTATTTCATGACATGACTGTCTTTCCATTGTTgacatattttcttttaaaacagatGTGACAGGACATATCAAAGGGCATGCCCGTTAACTGTAGAACACAATTGTTATCTACAATATTTCTAGTCACGGCAGGTGTTTTGGCGTAGGGGAGGGGGAATCCTCATTTCAGAGAGcattttactgaacaaaaacatgTATATGCCCAAGGAAACAAGCCATTAATAGTCTTGGTCAATTTTCCATGAAAAGAAAGACATGTTTATCtgtgtatataaatgtgtatatatctgttaatgtttgttttgttaaactttATGAGTGCACCAACATATTGATAACCTCAAAGCTATCACACATTAATAACTAAAAGATACAAAACACTTGATTTAATGGTGTACAAGGCTGAATGGACAGGTGCATTACTCTTAGCTGAAGTTAAATATCCTATATTTACCTGTAGGTCAGTGACCAGCTCTTTAGAGGCAGAGAAAGTAGAGAGCTGAGCAGCTGACCCCACACTGACTCTTGGGACTGCTGCACTTGCACCCCTCCACAAACCCAGAATTCCATGCTGTTTGTGGATGGCCAATAGAGCATGCATCATTCCCTGACACAAAGAAAGAGTAAAGATTTGTGTATCTTTATGTATAACATAAATGTACAACAATGTATAACGTAATGTATAACAAACAGTCGCagtgtgagatttttttttttgattcaaaCTGGTTCCTATTGTGTAAACAAAATTGCCTTTGTACATTAATAGTACATTACCACAAATGCGATGggataaaacataaaaaaaaaaaaaaaaaaaaaaaaaaaactccagaaTCCTAAAATCAGTCGACTTGAAGATCAAAGTTCTCAAGTcacattcaaagaaaaaaaaatctgatgtcATGTTAGATGATTCTCTGAGGTGACCATTAACTTACTCTGTGCTTATACTGGTGTCCAACTGCAATAGAGGAAGTGGATTGACTCTGGAgatgtgtttttacctgaaggAAATAACAAATAGAAAGTGAGAAAGTGGTTAAACGGCTGGTAAACTAAAGCCACTTGGTGCTTTTTGTCCACTTTGGACCTTGGCAGTATAAATCTTTCAATGTATGGAACCCAAAAGCATCTATAACTTTTGGAAcatattgaaatataataatcacATGTATTATTGTCATTACATTACtgtacaataattaataatataacaatttctTCTAAATTATAGGGTACATTAGTCTGTTTACTGTCGCTAAGCGACGTGGGAACTTGgagcaataaaattaaattcaaagtaTGTAGGTCACATATTTGCCTGTATCGGCTATTTTAAATGCGTTTCACTTCCTTTCTCGTGTCATTGTGCTCTCATTGTAATTGACAGCGCTATTTCACGCGATTACTGTTGCGTACACCCAGAGATTCCATTATTGCGGTGTTAATATTCAGAGTGACCTTACAACCGGCTGTCAATAAACACGTGCTTAATCCGTCGTTTACTAGACAGAATAGAGACATTTCTCGTTACTCACCAGGTAAATCGGGCTGCCCATTACAGCGCCCACCACACCGGCAATGGCCCCGGACACTGTACTCTTCGCAGCGCTGACCCTTCCGTCCGTGTGAATGTAGCCCCAGGACTCGATGATGGCGTAAGACCCCAGCCGGACCCCATTCAtaaaaaactgataaaacaaCCCGGGAACTAAACCTTTCTGAAGACCAGCCAGTCCATCTATTTTTCCTATCGTGTAAAAGGCGTGAAACACATTCCTATAATATACTTGGTAGGTTCCTCGGCTTTTCAGCTCTCCTTGCAATTGCATTCGAGTTTTGACCACTTCCAGGGGATTTGTAAAAAAGCAGGCACCACACGCAGCGACGCCGCCGAGAACGAAATCCATGTTTCAATCGCAGAATTCCCGGAAACAGGTGATGGACAAgctctttattatcactttaaACAAGAAACTCTAGGCCTAACGTTACCTTTTTAGCAGTCAGCGAAAAAATAGCGTATAAAGATAACTGAAAAATACTTTCACAATACCATTGTTCTACAGTTACAGTAAGAAGCAGATGCGTATCTTTTGTAATCCTCAGTCATGCGATGCGCGTGGAGATTTTGCTGAGTATGAATGTCAGACTGCATTCGCCGGGGTGCGTCCATCATCCCAGCCTGACCTCTTAACCAATCAAAATAGAGACATTGCCCCATCCTTTATTACATGTCCTCTGATTGGACGGTTGTTAATAACGTCAAGTGACACATTCAGGCAGTTGCACCCCAGTTGTGTTATTACACAAGCTTCCCTGTGTAAAGAATATTCGGTTACGCTTTATTTTACAAAGTTATTGTTACAAATACTTAATAACTGTAAATTACACATAACTGCAAGAAACAAACCCTAATCCTGTAGTAAGTAGGGTAGACAAGGAGGCGTTCTGCACCACAGGTGCATTAATGTTCATGTAGTCGTGGGGTAAAATGCCCCCCAGTCTGACAAAGCTATTTGCTTTATACATCTACAGCAGAATCAGAGTACAGGTAGTTTtagcttaaaaataaaaagagttgaatcaataattataaattacaaaattataattgttaACTATTACTCACTAGTCTACTCATTTGtgttacactgtaacaagggcaccttaaaataaaatgaaatgctgATGTATAGAAAGAGAATAAATTACTTTGAATAACTACTAAACTACAAAGTACATACaacaaatttaaacaataattacAGTTTATCGGCAGCCGgtaatgttaatgttatgttaacttataaattaaaaatgtatccaAATTGACCCCTCGTAAAAACcaccctccttagttactgttgctatggcCGACAAACTATgctgctctcacactacacatcatgttctcattcAGTGAAAATACATCatggagcaaagaggaaactgacaacacactgacagacaagacagagcaggttacttctggtatgaaacaaggtctcagctttaaaatatatattttttaagaaattcaaacaataaataacattttgtggctctttaatgtgtcgtgaccactgatagatagatatatatatatctatcagTGGTCATGACAGATCACAGCATTGCCATACCAGATCAATGACATGTGAACTGatcgtcttttcttctttacttaaagcacaaaaaaaacatgaatgaacatcaggaCATATTTAAATTCAACCTTTCAATACAATacacaatttttcaaatataaaccccgttttcacagacaaggcttaagcctagtcacAGAttaaatgtaagtctgagctgtttcaactgaaaaacttgcactgactgatcttaaaatatgtcagtgccttTTTTTATCTCAAGATGGACACCAGCATTTATTTCtaaggcacatttataaaaattgaaAACCAGGCCTAAATCCaccaaagttaatctactctcctgtctgatttgtttgtcataCAAAATGGCAAAATCGGCGTTACAactggtcagatcgcctgtcaatcaagctgtttgtgaAGGATCCACATTTCTAAGACTGCAGTTTAGCCTGATACAAAACACAGTGTCTTCCTACGGTGTTCTATTTCTTTTTGTTCctccacatgatctttcagagacatttttcagcttttttttttttcaaatacagtCTTAGAATAAAAGCCCCTCTGTTCacttaaaatggcaaaaacccTCGCCACTGTGGTGCTGTCAATTTGAGAAACATGGTTGTTTCTTTAGATAATGGAACAAAAATGTGCCCCTGTAGTTTGAATCTCAAAGGACTTGTTTGCACAGCTGTCGATATTATCAATGTGACCTAACTGTTGAAGGATGACTGATCCTAGTCTGGTGGACTGCAAGACAATTGTGGTGAAGATCTTCAAATGAAAACTcactaactaaaattaaatgattcattttaactTCATCACGCTAGATGACTATACACTCCTTTCATAGAACATTTGATTGAGTAAGCcagatgagaaagaaaacaaaacaattcttaatatttattatttactgacACACATAGAgcatatattaaacaatatttttataaccAGAACCAACATCTTTTAGTTTAGAAAGGCCAAGCATCCTCCTGAAATTGCACACTCAATgcaattcttcaaaataaatgaataacattaTGCCATTATTTGAGCTCATTCCATCACATCCCCATATCGTGTGACTTTGGGATCTGCAGGTGTTGCAGGAATTGGTGGTTCTTCCTCTAAATATATAGTAAAGAAACAAATCGTGAGATTCTTCTGTTATAAAGACCAAAATATTCCAAAACAAATGAAGTTTGTTCAAATCAGGGATCAAAGTagacataaaatatatacattaaaatgtacagtcattacattaatatcataaaataaacacttagaGGGTGATCAGCAGCTTTCCAAAAAGCAGACAGATTGTTTCATCCtgtaaaagtttattttgtgatGACAGGCttactgtacattattttacacaGCTACTAAATTATAGAGACATGAAAtactcttttaaaaatatttatcaaaactgtttttagatTATAAGATTCTGACATAATCCGGTAGTAGAAAATGCTATAGTAATCCAGATAAATTTGAAATTGTGTAAAATTAcacaattaatttatataatttatctgCAACTTACAGTTTTTCCTCTGTTGATTTGACACTTTTCTCCAAGTAATGTAATTGCTCTCAAAACAACTACCACAGCTGTCTAAACACAAACCTATCTTAAACACACAGTTCAACTTTATTGCAAAATGAAGAACTACAATTTTTTCTAGTACTGtgtaataaaagtatacattaaCATCAAATCTATAGGTGTGTTCTCTATTGATTATAAAACATTCAGCTGTAGATGCACAAATACACTaatgaaaatacaattattGCACAGTTCTTCAACAGggagttttgttttatatatactgtgtatatctAAACACCTGTTACTCATGTGAAAAACGAACTGcccctttaaacttaaaatctgGTTGTGCCACCTTTATTAAGTGAGCAGTATTAATTTTGGCGTGACTGAAAACATATCGTGTGCAtttgatgatatgatgaattacagagttttgtttgttgtgCTTGGGCAAATGGTACATGAACATTTGTGAACAGTGAGAACAGTTTTGAGAACAGTGACCAgagtttggagaaatgtgtcaaattgattgagaaaaactgtaagatACTTTTCTAAGGACTAACTTATACAGAGACaatgtaaaatgtcttaatCTCTTatccacatttttattttcttctgtatCAAAGATATTGTACTTGTAAATAGCAGCTGATTAAGAttaaattaattctaaagtcCATGGTGTCAAATCGTTTGTGAGACATGAAAGTAACAGTCAAAACTGAGTAATTATTTACTGCTTAATGCCACAATTGGCCAAGTATTTTATGTGCCTAGATTGTGACCTAcacaaccataaaaaaaaagaaaaatctgttgAAATTATGAGGCTGATATTTCAGTCAACTTTAATCTATCCATTGATAATTTTGAACTACTAAAAAGAAACAAGCAAACAGGTCAATTCTTACTAGGCGAGTTTCTGTCAGGAACATTTCCGGTCTCAAGAAATAACCACAAGTCTGAGCACTTCATGGTTTCCCAGCGAGTTACTGAATAGCTGAATACTGAGGAAGAAACTGTGCAGACCAAAACAGAAAGCAGCTTAactcacaaaaaatattttcttttttatattgtgttttttattattagttaatatttttttattaaatattgtgtttataacacacacacaaatggtctattttaattgtgtgttataaGTCTTCTCTTGCATGATAATGATGAAAATGATCAGACTTACCAATAGACACTAGAATGTTCCACTGAAGGGGATATGGGATTCTTTTCTGAAGTGCTCGCTGTGCAAAAAATAAACCAGCTGTGCCTGGTTGAGAGGTGTAACATTTTCACCCAAAGCCAAAAGAacaacattagttaataaaataaaattattaatctaTTATTAAATTAGAGGTTGTATTTTCACAGTTCACACTCaggtatatttaatatatgtaaattagTCTAAGATGTTTCTatgtaagaaataaaaacacactaaTGAGACAATTGCTCACATACACCAGAAGTACagattcaaaaattattttggatgGCATAACCATATATATTCACCtggaaatattaaaagaaaaacagttgtTCATACTAAGCACTCTGATTGGATAAGGTATCTTTGCAAACCTGAGTATGAGACACTGTTGAGATTTCTTTGAAATCTCTACAGAAAACACATGTAAGATTACTAGTTTTGGCTCCTTTTTTTAGCAGAAAAATCTAATTCACAAGGAAAGAAGGCAAAAATCTCAATTTGATCACAGTGTAAATAAAGGAAGTacttaatagtgagaattgttccttAAAGTGTCACCAAAAAGATAATCAAACATTCATATTTGTCACTGACTttcacaaacacaacttgttcaAAATTATCAGACACAATCTCTTCTTAATGTGAATATGACACTAACCTAGTATGAAGCTTGCTGTGCCTTTCATAAAGGCGTAAGACTGACAAGCGGCATACTGCTGCAAACCCTGAGGACAATAAAATATCATCACAATAAAATTATTGTGACATAAGCACAGGGGAgactggggctagttgtcacgaAGAGCTGTATGTCAGTAGCTTTGTCTTTAAATCAAAAGTCCGGTAGCATAAATGTGTTTCTCTAGCAGTAGTTTTATATAACGGTTTCAGACATTTCAATGTCAAACATCATTTTGTCTATTTTGTAGCAAAACTTAAGTATACATTCAGacaaatcaaatatataatgaaGGCTGATTCTGAATAAGAGGATGAACTGTAAAATCGGAACAggagtatttttaataaatgtcaaaatatttggGACAACACCTGTGTTCTGTATGTTTACTGTAtagctttttgttgttgttgttttttttttttttgtttttttgtttttttaaataaaaatgttttcgtCTGACTTGTGATTGTCAACAAACTGCTGGTCTGCATTATGTTAAACGAACTTTATCATTTTTACGTGACAAAATCTTTAGAAATAATAGTTTATTTCTTAAATTCATTATGTGTCtgtaaataaagtgttttttccaACACCGTTGAAATAAACAATGAAGTAAACAGAGAGAAAACATGCCCCGGACTCGTCTGTAAATTGCATTTCTGGCAGTAAATGacgatgaaaatgttacatcaGCAGTCACGCATGACATATACGCACCGGGTGCTTTGCTACAACCGCATCATCTACTTTAGTGAGACCAAGGTTGACCATTCCGCTGTATGTATGAGCTATAACCTCCAAACTggtgttacagtttttctgcttcactttgttattattgttgtgaAACTTCCGTATGTGCAGCGAAGAAAATGTGAAATGAGTCACAAGCCACAGATTGTCTACAGTGACCTCTTATGGACTGGATACGTTAATCCACTTTACGAATGAGCACCAACACGGGggactaataaaataatcacaaaacatttattgttttatttatcattgagaagaaaacatctgaaatacattcatttatatttaaataaaggaaatatgcatttatttaaacactgATTTTGGTAGAGTTTGGTTAGTGGTGGTACTTGGTATTGTCTTCCTCTTTGTGGACTTTGGACCGTCAGTTTTATTtctgaaagcaaaaaaaaaaatatattaaaaatataaatagataaaatatatattaaattagtacagtaagatataaatattttatgttgtttttattttacgaAATATTCATAACCATAGGCGAATAATGTAtgacaggggtgcc
Encoded here:
- the slc25a35 gene encoding solute carrier family 25 member 35; translation: MDFVLGGVAACGACFFTNPLEVVKTRMQLQGELKSRGTYQVYYRNVFHAFYTIGKIDGLAGLQKGLVPGLFYQFFMNGVRLGSYAIIESWGYIHTDGRVSAAKSTVSGAIAGVVGAVMGSPIYLVKTHLQSQSTSSIAVGHQYKHRGMMHALLAIHKQHGILGLWRGASAAVPRVSVGSAAQLSTFSASKELVTDLQVFSEGSWLIALSAGMISSVVVVLAMTPFDVVSTRLYNQPVDHFGKGILYRGFVDCFSKTLKKEGMTGLYKGLGASYFRLGPHTILSLLFWNELRTLYHSYS
- the tmem141 gene encoding transmembrane protein 141 isoform X2 produces the protein MVNLGLTKVDDAVVAKHPGLQQYAACQSYAFMKGTASFILGTAGLFFAQRALQKRIPYPLQWNILVSIVSSSVFSYSVTRWETMKCSDLWLFLETGNVPDRNSPSKN
- the tmem141 gene encoding transmembrane protein 141 isoform X1, which gives rise to MVNLGLTKVDDAVVAKHPGLQQYAACQSYAFMKGTASFILGTAGLFFAQRALQKRIPYPLQWNILVSIVSSSVFSYSVTRWETMKCSDLWLFLETGNVPDRNSPKEEPPIPATPADPKVTRYGDVME